From the Pseudomonas putida genome, one window contains:
- a CDS encoding MarR family winged helix-turn-helix transcriptional regulator has translation MNANTQASCDELLLDNQVCFALHSTSLLMTKVYKPLLQALGLTYPQYLAMLVLWEQDGLTVGEISQHLLTDPGSLTPLLKRLESEGLLQRNRSREDERVVLVQLTDKGRALQQQAREVPQCILKASGRSLERLQQLQADLLELRDSLQKNL, from the coding sequence ATGAACGCCAACACCCAAGCTTCCTGTGACGAGCTGCTGCTGGACAACCAGGTCTGCTTCGCCCTGCACTCCACCTCGTTGCTGATGACCAAGGTCTACAAGCCCCTGCTGCAAGCGCTGGGCCTGACCTACCCGCAGTACCTGGCCATGCTCGTGCTGTGGGAGCAGGACGGCCTGACCGTAGGCGAAATCAGCCAGCACCTGCTGACCGACCCCGGCTCGCTCACACCCCTGCTCAAGCGCCTGGAGAGCGAAGGCCTGCTGCAGCGCAACCGCAGCCGCGAGGATGAGCGGGTGGTACTGGTGCAGCTCACCGACAAAGGCCGCGCCTTGCAGCAACAGGCCCGGGAAGTGCCGCAGTGCATCCTCAAGGCCAGCGGCCGCAGCCTCGAACGCCTGCAACAGCTGCAGGCTGACCTGCTGGAGCTGCGCGACAGCCTGCAAAAAAACCTCTGA
- a CDS encoding LysR family transcriptional regulator, producing MSPDTLTDQLSLFLDVLESGSFSAAARRHPLTPSAVARRIDNLESAVGSRLFTRSTHAVRATPAGNAFAERARRIIEELRLARAEAVSLSNAPEGLIRIDAPAAFGRRHLAPAIADFLVAYPGLDVQLRLIDSFVDLHGSHLGEVDLVLRAGPLADTRLVATKLAHMVRIACASPAYLASRGMPSCPSELPSHDGLDWDGLAPPFAWRFAVDGQMRLYRPARMRMAANNAETLLFGALAGLGIAHLPTWLISDYLLRGELLPLFCDNGLPEAETSGIYALRLEHETNSRSRLLLEFLKSRFSPVPPWDLALRSELRWQ from the coding sequence ATGAGCCCTGATACCCTGACTGACCAGCTGAGCCTGTTTCTCGATGTACTGGAGAGCGGCAGTTTCTCCGCCGCCGCCCGCCGCCATCCACTTACTCCGTCCGCCGTGGCCCGGCGCATCGACAACCTGGAAAGCGCCGTGGGCAGCCGCCTGTTCACCCGCAGCACCCATGCCGTACGCGCCACCCCGGCGGGCAACGCCTTCGCCGAGCGCGCCCGGCGCATTATTGAGGAACTGCGCCTGGCCCGTGCCGAGGCGGTATCGTTGAGCAATGCCCCCGAGGGGCTGATCCGCATCGACGCCCCGGCCGCCTTCGGCCGCCGTCACCTGGCGCCAGCAATCGCCGACTTCCTGGTGGCCTATCCGGGCCTGGATGTGCAATTGCGCTTGATCGACAGTTTCGTCGACCTGCATGGCAGCCATCTGGGCGAGGTCGACCTGGTACTGCGCGCCGGCCCCCTGGCCGACACCCGCCTGGTCGCCACCAAGCTGGCACACATGGTACGCATCGCCTGCGCCAGCCCTGCCTACCTGGCCAGCCGCGGCATGCCCAGCTGCCCCAGCGAATTGCCCAGCCACGACGGCCTCGACTGGGACGGCCTGGCACCGCCGTTCGCCTGGCGCTTCGCGGTCGACGGGCAGATGCGCCTGTACCGCCCGGCGCGCATGCGCATGGCCGCCAACAACGCCGAGACCCTGTTGTTCGGCGCCCTCGCCGGCCTCGGCATCGCCCACTTGCCGACCTGGCTGATCAGCGACTACCTGCTGCGCGGCGAACTGCTGCCGCTGTTCTGCGACAACGGCCTGCCTGAAGCCGAAACCAGTGGCATTTATGCACTGCGCCTTGAACATGAAACGAACTCTCGCAGCCGTTTGCTGCTCGAATTCCTCAAGAGCCGCTTCAGCCCGGTTCCCCCCTGGGACCTGGCACTGCGCAGTGAACTGCGCTGGCAGTAA
- a CDS encoding sulfite exporter TauE/SafE family protein, whose protein sequence is MIEWLLYIVLGAGLGTMGGLFGIGGGLIAIPALGVLFGLDQQLAQGTALVMVVPNVLLALWRYHQRNRIELRHAVPLSLCSFLFAWLGSIWAVGIDAHSMRLGFVGFLVALAIWNVARMFLKVSPPSAELRYAWPWLGVLGSFAGTMGGLFGVGGAVVATPILTSVFGTTQVVAQGLSLALAAPSTLVTLVTYGVHHSVDWSVGIPLAVGGLLSISWGVKLAHALPEKVLRAMFCVFLVVCAVMLGFEL, encoded by the coding sequence ATGATCGAGTGGTTGTTGTATATCGTGCTGGGTGCCGGCCTGGGCACCATGGGTGGGTTGTTCGGTATTGGCGGCGGCCTGATCGCCATCCCGGCATTGGGCGTGCTGTTCGGTCTCGATCAGCAGTTGGCCCAGGGCACTGCCTTGGTGATGGTGGTGCCGAACGTGCTGCTGGCGCTGTGGCGCTATCACCAGCGCAACCGCATCGAGCTGCGCCATGCCGTGCCGCTGTCGCTGTGCAGCTTCCTGTTCGCCTGGCTGGGGTCGATCTGGGCGGTGGGTATCGATGCCCACTCGATGCGCCTGGGTTTTGTTGGCTTTCTGGTGGCGCTGGCGATCTGGAACGTGGCGCGGATGTTCCTCAAGGTCTCGCCGCCCAGTGCCGAGCTGCGCTATGCCTGGCCCTGGTTAGGCGTGCTGGGCAGTTTTGCCGGGACCATGGGCGGCCTGTTCGGCGTGGGTGGGGCGGTGGTGGCCACGCCGATCCTGACCAGTGTGTTCGGCACCACCCAGGTGGTGGCCCAGGGATTGTCGCTGGCGCTGGCGGCGCCGAGTACCTTGGTGACCCTGGTGACCTATGGGGTGCACCACAGCGTGGACTGGAGCGTGGGCATTCCATTGGCGGTCGGTGGGCTGCTGAGCATCAGCTGGGGGGTGAAACTGGCCCATGCACTGCCAGAAAAAGTATTGCGGGCGATGTTCTGTGTGTTCCTGGTGGTGTGCGCGGTGATGCTGGGCTTCGAGCTGTAA
- a CDS encoding LysR substrate-binding domain-containing protein, with protein sequence MSQYQSLDADVLRTFVAIAEQGGFTRAGEVVNRTQSAVSMQMKRLEEDILQRQLFERDGRQVRLTAEGQVLLGYARRILKLHGEVFNTLRMPHMVGLVRIGTPDDYAMRFLPTILSSFAQAYPLVQVEVHCDSSKQLMLRQDLDLTIVTREPGNEVGQLLRQERLVWAAAEGFCPQEQRPMPLALFNTDCFCRAWTCNALEAQGIDYRIAYTSPSLAAIFAIVTAGLAVTAQLQSLVGGNIRILGEHDGLPQLPLANVMLLRNSQGQSPITDCMADYIVEGFL encoded by the coding sequence ATGTCCCAGTACCAGAGCCTCGATGCCGACGTGCTGCGCACCTTCGTCGCCATCGCCGAGCAAGGCGGCTTCACCCGCGCAGGCGAAGTGGTCAACCGCACCCAGTCAGCGGTGAGCATGCAGATGAAACGCCTGGAGGAAGACATCCTGCAGCGCCAGCTGTTCGAGCGCGACGGCCGCCAGGTCCGGCTTACCGCCGAGGGCCAGGTGCTGCTTGGCTATGCCCGGCGCATCCTCAAGCTGCATGGCGAGGTGTTCAACACCCTGCGCATGCCGCACATGGTCGGGCTGGTGCGCATCGGCACGCCGGATGACTACGCCATGCGCTTTCTGCCGACCATCCTCTCCAGCTTCGCCCAGGCCTACCCACTGGTGCAGGTGGAGGTGCATTGCGACTCGTCCAAGCAACTGATGCTGCGCCAGGACCTGGACCTGACCATTGTCACCCGCGAGCCGGGCAACGAGGTGGGCCAGCTGCTGCGCCAGGAGCGCCTGGTGTGGGCAGCGGCTGAAGGCTTCTGCCCGCAGGAGCAGCGCCCGATGCCGTTGGCGTTGTTCAACACCGACTGCTTCTGCCGCGCCTGGACCTGCAATGCCCTGGAGGCCCAGGGCATCGACTACCGCATCGCCTACACCAGCCCCAGCCTGGCGGCGATCTTTGCCATCGTCACCGCCGGGCTGGCGGTGACAGCGCAGTTGCAGAGCCTGGTCGGTGGCAACATCCGCATCCTCGGCGAGCACGATGGGTTGCCGCAGTTACCACTGGCAAACGTGATGCTGCTGCGCAACAGCCAGGGCCAGTCGCCGATCACCGACTGCATGGCCGACTACATCGTCGAAGGGTTCCTGTGA
- a CDS encoding DUF1127 domain-containing protein, translated as MKGHVSSIQQPAFSLNHLWHVALGRPARWLQLYRQRQELASLSDATLHDLGLSRADIQQEAERHFWDDPLRK; from the coding sequence ATGAAAGGTCATGTCAGCAGCATCCAGCAACCTGCCTTTTCCTTGAACCACCTGTGGCATGTGGCCCTGGGCCGCCCGGCCCGGTGGCTGCAGCTGTACCGCCAGCGCCAGGAACTGGCCAGCCTGAGTGATGCGACCCTGCATGACCTGGGCTTGAGCCGGGCGGATATCCAGCAAGAGGCCGAGCGGCATTTCTGGGATGATCCGCTGCGTAAATGA
- a CDS encoding winged helix-turn-helix domain-containing protein, whose amino-acid sequence MPLKLSISQARRLALSAQGFGKQPDAPPTLPALKRMLQRLGVVQIDSVNAVVRSHYLPLFSRLGDYPSEMLDQLAWGRGRQRQLFEYWGHEASLLPLNLYPLLRWRMAHAADGRGIYRQLAQFGRERQDVIARVLAAVREQGALGAGSLSTRQERAGPWWDWSEEKHALEWLFAAGEVTVAGRRGFERLYDVPERVLPKAILDQALPGEAEAHQGLMLHAATALGVATERDLRDYFRLEPGQGRAALHELVADGRLQPVEVQGWKQLAYCAGSPRIPRRIEASALLSPFDSLVWERNRTERLFDFHYRLEIYTPAHKRVYGYYVLPFLYRERIAARLDLRAERAQGQLAVHAVHAESIALDAEGYQALAGNLLRMAQWLGLQRVQLNCPRAEGSQLRQALLSAAPA is encoded by the coding sequence TTGCCGCTCAAGTTGTCCATAAGCCAGGCCCGGCGCCTGGCCCTGTCTGCCCAGGGATTCGGCAAGCAGCCTGACGCCCCACCGACCCTGCCCGCACTGAAACGCATGCTGCAACGCCTGGGCGTGGTGCAGATCGACTCGGTCAACGCCGTGGTCCGCTCCCATTACCTGCCGCTGTTCTCGCGCCTTGGCGACTACCCGTCAGAAATGCTCGATCAACTCGCCTGGGGCCGTGGCCGCCAGCGCCAGCTGTTCGAATACTGGGGCCACGAAGCCTCGCTGTTACCCCTGAACCTCTACCCGCTGCTGCGCTGGCGCATGGCCCATGCCGCCGATGGCCGCGGCATTTACCGCCAGCTCGCGCAGTTCGGCCGCGAACGCCAGGACGTGATCGCCCGCGTGCTGGCCGCCGTGCGCGAACAGGGCGCACTGGGCGCGGGCAGCTTGTCTACCCGGCAGGAGCGAGCCGGCCCTTGGTGGGACTGGAGCGAAGAAAAGCACGCGCTGGAATGGCTGTTCGCCGCCGGTGAAGTGACGGTGGCAGGGCGGCGCGGTTTCGAGCGGCTCTACGATGTGCCGGAAAGGGTCCTGCCCAAGGCGATCCTTGACCAAGCGCTGCCGGGGGAAGCCGAAGCCCATCAAGGCCTGATGCTGCACGCCGCCACGGCCCTGGGCGTGGCCACCGAGCGCGACCTGCGCGATTACTTCCGCCTCGAGCCTGGCCAGGGCAGGGCGGCGCTGCACGAGCTGGTCGCCGATGGCCGCCTGCAGCCGGTCGAGGTACAGGGTTGGAAGCAGCTGGCCTACTGCGCCGGTTCACCGCGCATCCCCCGGCGCATCGAGGCCAGCGCGTTGCTGTCGCCGTTCGATTCGCTGGTCTGGGAGCGCAACCGCACCGAGCGGCTGTTCGATTTCCACTACCGCCTGGAGATCTACACCCCGGCGCACAAGCGAGTGTATGGCTACTACGTGTTGCCGTTCCTCTACCGCGAACGCATCGCCGCGCGCCTTGACCTGCGCGCCGAGCGCGCCCAGGGCCAACTGGCGGTGCATGCCGTGCACGCAGAATCAATAGCGTTGGACGCGGAGGGCTATCAGGCCCTGGCGGGCAATCTGCTGCGCATGGCCCAGTGGCTGGGCCTGCAGCGGGTGCAACTGAACTGCCCTCGGGCAGAGGGCAGCCAGTTGCGTCAGGCCCTGCTCAGCGCCGCACCTGCTTGA
- a CDS encoding class II 3-deoxy-7-phosphoheptulonate synthase has translation MNRPWSPDSWRALPIQQQPTYPDAAHLLKVEQTLASYPPLVFAGEARELRRQFAEVTEGRAFLLQGGDCAESFAEFSAAKIRDTFKVLLQMAIVMTFAAGCPVVKVGRMAGQFAKPRSSGDETIGNVTLPAYRGDIVNGIGFDEKSRVPDPERLLQAYHQATASLNLLRAFAQGGFADLHQVHKWNLDFIANSALADKYHQLANRIDETLAFMRACGLDSAPQLRETSFFTAHEALLLNYEEAFVRQDSLTGDYYDCSAHMLWIGDRTRQLDGAHVEFLRGVHNPIGVKVGPSMNPEELIRLIDTLNPANDPGRLNLIVRMGAGKVGAHLPGLIRTVEREGRKVLWSSDPMHGNTIKASSGYKTRDFAQILDEVKQFFQVHQAEGSHAGGIHIEMTGQNVTECIGGARPITEDALSDRYHTHCDPRMNADQSLELAFLIAETLKQVRR, from the coding sequence ATGAACCGACCGTGGAGCCCCGACAGCTGGCGCGCCCTGCCGATCCAGCAGCAACCGACCTACCCCGACGCCGCGCACCTGCTCAAGGTCGAGCAGACCCTGGCCAGTTACCCGCCGCTGGTGTTCGCCGGCGAAGCGCGCGAGCTGCGCCGGCAGTTCGCCGAGGTCACCGAAGGCCGCGCCTTCCTGCTGCAGGGCGGCGACTGCGCCGAGAGCTTCGCCGAGTTCTCGGCGGCGAAGATCCGCGACACCTTCAAGGTGCTACTGCAGATGGCCATCGTAATGACCTTCGCCGCCGGCTGCCCGGTGGTGAAGGTCGGGCGCATGGCCGGGCAGTTCGCCAAGCCGCGTTCCTCGGGCGACGAAACCATCGGCAACGTCACTCTGCCGGCCTACCGCGGTGACATCGTCAACGGCATCGGTTTCGACGAAAAGAGCCGCGTGCCGGACCCGGAGCGCCTGCTGCAGGCCTACCACCAGGCCACCGCCAGCCTCAACCTGCTGCGCGCCTTCGCCCAGGGCGGTTTCGCCGACCTGCACCAGGTGCACAAGTGGAACCTCGACTTCATCGCCAACTCGGCGCTGGCCGACAAGTACCACCAGCTGGCCAACCGCATCGACGAAACCCTCGCCTTCATGCGCGCCTGCGGCCTGGACAGCGCGCCACAACTGCGCGAAACCAGCTTCTTCACGGCCCACGAAGCGCTGCTGCTCAACTATGAAGAAGCCTTCGTGCGCCAGGACAGCCTGACCGGCGACTACTACGACTGCTCGGCACACATGCTGTGGATCGGCGACCGCACCCGCCAGCTCGACGGCGCCCATGTCGAATTCCTGCGCGGCGTGCACAACCCGATCGGGGTCAAGGTCGGCCCGAGCATGAACCCCGAAGAGCTGATCCGCCTGATCGACACGCTCAACCCGGCCAACGACCCGGGCCGCCTCAACCTGATCGTGCGCATGGGCGCCGGCAAGGTCGGCGCGCACCTGCCTGGGCTGATCCGCACTGTCGAGCGCGAGGGGCGCAAGGTGCTGTGGAGCTCCGACCCGATGCACGGCAACACCATCAAGGCCAGCAGCGGCTACAAGACCCGCGACTTCGCGCAGATCCTCGACGAGGTGAAGCAGTTCTTCCAGGTGCACCAGGCCGAGGGCAGCCATGCTGGCGGTATCCATATCGAGATGACCGGGCAGAACGTCACCGAGTGCATCGGCGGCGCCCGGCCGATCACCGAGGACGCCCTGTCCGATCGCTACCACACCCACTGCGACCCACGCATGAACGCCGATCAGTCGCTGGAACTGGCTTTCCTGATCGCCGAAACCCTCAAGCAGGTGCGGCGCTGA
- a CDS encoding spermidine synthase, with protein sequence MATEREEKLLARVEDAFGVISVYEVEDYRFLEFGDAIEQSCVFTADPSWLEYDYTRAMLVGALCHEQPESALFLGLGAGTLTQACMKFLPLEDIEAIELRADVPRLAMEYMGLDDDPRLYVRIGDALELLPTAEQADLLFVDLYTDYGPGVGHLAWKFLENCQKKLNPGGWLVINQWANDDGKPLGAALLRGLYHRHYWELPVKEGNVILLVPADLDQQLDLDGLRARAEALAPRLGYRLEGLIREIRPAT encoded by the coding sequence ATGGCGACGGAGCGGGAAGAGAAGCTGTTGGCCCGGGTCGAGGATGCCTTTGGCGTCATCAGCGTGTACGAGGTGGAGGATTACCGCTTCCTCGAGTTCGGCGATGCCATCGAGCAGAGCTGCGTGTTCACCGCCGACCCGAGTTGGCTGGAGTACGACTACACCCGCGCCATGCTGGTCGGCGCGCTGTGCCACGAACAGCCGGAGAGTGCGCTGTTTCTCGGCCTGGGCGCCGGCACCCTGACCCAGGCCTGCATGAAGTTCCTGCCGCTGGAAGACATCGAGGCCATCGAGCTGCGTGCGGACGTGCCGCGCCTGGCCATGGAATACATGGGGCTGGACGATGACCCGCGGCTGTACGTTCGCATTGGCGACGCCCTGGAGTTGCTGCCCACGGCAGAGCAGGCCGACCTGCTGTTCGTCGACCTCTATACCGACTACGGGCCGGGCGTCGGGCACCTGGCGTGGAAGTTCCTCGAGAACTGCCAGAAGAAACTCAACCCGGGTGGCTGGCTGGTGATCAACCAGTGGGCCAACGACGACGGCAAGCCGCTGGGCGCGGCGCTGTTGCGCGGGTTGTACCACCGGCATTACTGGGAGCTGCCGGTGAAGGAGGGCAATGTGATCCTGCTGGTGCCGGCGGACCTGGACCAGCAACTGGACCTCGACGGCCTGCGGGCGCGGGCCGAGGCCCTGGCTCCACGCCTGGGGTATAGACTGGAAGGATTGATCCGCGAGATTCGGCCTGCTACTTGA
- a CDS encoding DODA-type extradiol aromatic ring-opening family dioxygenase gives MLPSLFISHGSPMLALQPGASGPALAGLANALPRPKAIVVVSAHWESRELLVTSGAQPETWHDFYGFPPALYAVQYPAPGEPALASRIAELLQARLDPQRPFDHGAWVPLSLMYPDAGIPLIQVSLPSQMGPGLQVKIGKALAGLRAEGILLVGSGSITHNLGELDWHAGPDVIEPWALAFRDWVVERLKADDQAALLDYRKQAPFAARNHPSDEHFLPLFFALGAGDRFGIVHQGFTLGALGMDIYRFD, from the coding sequence ATGCTGCCCAGCCTGTTCATTTCCCACGGTTCCCCCATGCTCGCCTTGCAACCCGGCGCCAGCGGGCCGGCATTGGCCGGGCTGGCCAACGCCCTGCCACGGCCGAAAGCGATCGTGGTGGTGTCAGCGCACTGGGAAAGCCGCGAGCTGCTGGTGACCAGCGGCGCGCAGCCGGAGACCTGGCACGACTTCTACGGCTTCCCGCCGGCGCTGTACGCAGTGCAGTACCCGGCGCCTGGCGAACCAGCCCTGGCCAGCCGAATCGCTGAACTGTTGCAGGCCCGCCTCGACCCGCAGCGACCGTTCGATCACGGCGCCTGGGTGCCGCTGTCGTTGATGTACCCGGATGCGGGCATTCCGCTGATACAGGTTTCGTTGCCCAGCCAGATGGGGCCAGGGTTGCAGGTCAAGATAGGCAAGGCGCTGGCTGGGTTGCGTGCTGAAGGCATTTTGCTGGTGGGGTCCGGCAGCATCACGCACAACCTGGGTGAACTGGACTGGCATGCCGGGCCGGATGTGATCGAGCCTTGGGCGCTGGCGTTCCGGGACTGGGTGGTGGAGCGGCTGAAAGCAGATGACCAGGCGGCGCTGCTGGATTACCGCAAACAGGCGCCGTTTGCAGCGCGCAACCATCCCAGTGATGAGCATTTCCTGCCGCTGTTCTTTGCCCTGGGGGCTGGGGACAGGTTCGGGATCGTGCACCAGGGCTTCACACTGGGGGCGCTGGGGATGGACATTTACCGGTTCGACTGA
- a CDS encoding thiopurine S-methyltransferase codes for MEPAFWQKRWADNQIGFHRTDVNPFLLAHWPRLALAEGTRVLVPLCGKSLDMAWLAGQGHRVLGVELSRRAVEDFFREQGLTAQVSTQGAFEVWRSADVEIWCGDFFALQAQDVADCRGLYDRAAVIALPSQMRARYMAHLSKVLPAGCQGLLLTMDYDQQLLDGPPFSVPDAEVLQGYAGGKVQVLDEREVIEESPKFLQAGVASVLERVYQVTF; via the coding sequence ATGGAACCAGCGTTCTGGCAAAAGCGATGGGCAGATAACCAGATCGGTTTTCACCGCACGGACGTCAACCCTTTCTTGCTGGCGCACTGGCCCAGGCTGGCGCTAGCCGAGGGCACGCGCGTGCTGGTGCCGTTGTGCGGCAAGAGCCTGGACATGGCCTGGCTGGCAGGGCAGGGGCACCGGGTGCTGGGTGTGGAGCTGTCGCGGCGGGCGGTCGAGGACTTTTTCCGTGAGCAGGGGCTGACGGCGCAGGTCTCGACGCAGGGGGCTTTCGAAGTCTGGCGCAGTGCTGATGTGGAAATCTGGTGTGGCGATTTCTTTGCCTTGCAGGCGCAGGATGTGGCTGATTGCAGAGGGCTCTACGACCGTGCTGCGGTGATTGCCTTGCCATCGCAGATGCGGGCACGCTACATGGCGCACCTGTCGAAGGTGCTGCCAGCAGGCTGTCAGGGGCTGCTCCTGACCATGGATTACGATCAGCAACTGCTGGACGGGCCGCCGTTTTCGGTGCCGGATGCCGAAGTGCTCCAGGGCTATGCGGGGGGCAAGGTGCAGGTGCTGGATGAGCGGGAGGTTATCGAAGAAAGCCCGAAATTCCTCCAGGCAGGTGTCGCGAGCGTGCTGGAGCGGGTGTATCAGGTAACGTTCTGA
- the htpX gene encoding protease HtpX, with protein sequence MMRILLFVATNLAVVLVASITLSLFGFNGFMAANGVDLNLSSLLVFCAVFGFAGSLVSLFISKWMAKMTTGTQIISQPRTRHEQWLLQTVEELSREAGIKMPEVGIFPAYEANAFATGWNRNDALVAVSQGLLERFSPDEVRAVLAHEIGHVANGDMVTLALVQGVVNTFVMFFARIIGNFVDKVIFKNEEGQGIAYYVATIVAELILGILASMIVMWFSRRREYRADEAGAQLAGTAAMIGALQRLRVEQGLPVHMPDTMKAFGINGGLKHGLAGLLMSHPPLEDRIEALRRRG encoded by the coding sequence ATGATGCGCATTCTGTTGTTTGTAGCCACCAACCTTGCGGTGGTGCTGGTTGCAAGCATTACCCTGAGCCTGTTCGGCTTCAACGGGTTCATGGCCGCCAACGGGGTTGACCTCAACCTCAGCAGCCTGCTGGTCTTCTGCGCCGTGTTCGGCTTCGCCGGCTCCCTGGTCTCGCTGTTCATCTCCAAGTGGATGGCGAAGATGACCACCGGCACCCAGATCATCAGCCAGCCGCGCACCCGCCACGAGCAGTGGCTGCTGCAAACGGTCGAAGAGCTGTCCCGCGAAGCGGGCATCAAAATGCCAGAGGTGGGCATTTTCCCGGCCTACGAGGCCAACGCCTTCGCCACTGGCTGGAACCGCAACGACGCGCTGGTAGCCGTATCCCAGGGCCTGCTGGAGCGCTTCTCGCCCGATGAAGTGCGCGCCGTGCTGGCCCACGAAATAGGCCACGTGGCCAACGGTGACATGGTCACCCTGGCGCTGGTGCAGGGCGTGGTGAACACCTTCGTGATGTTCTTCGCCCGCATCATCGGCAACTTCGTCGACAAAGTGATTTTCAAGAACGAAGAAGGCCAGGGCATTGCCTACTACGTGGCGACCATCGTCGCCGAGCTGATCCTCGGCATCCTCGCCAGCATGATCGTCATGTGGTTCTCGCGCCGCCGCGAGTACCGTGCCGACGAAGCCGGTGCGCAACTGGCCGGTACCGCTGCAATGATCGGCGCCCTGCAGCGCCTGCGCGTGGAACAAGGCCTGCCGGTGCACATGCCCGACACCATGAAGGCCTTCGGCATCAATGGCGGCCTCAAGCATGGCCTGGCCGGCCTGCTGATGAGCCACCCGCCGCTGGAAGACCGCATCGAGGCCCTGCGCCGCCGCGGTTGA
- a CDS encoding pyridoxal phosphate-dependent aminotransferase, with the protein MQFSKSNKLANVCYDIRGPVLKHAKRLEEEGHRILKLNIGNPAPFGFEAPDEILQDVIRNLPTAQGYSDSKGLFSARKAVMQYCQQKEIEGVTIEDIYLGNGVSELIVMSMQALLNNGDEVLIPAPDYPLWTAAVSLAGGKPVHYLCDEQADWFPDLEDIKAKITPNTKALVIINPNNPTGAVYSRELLLGMLELARQHNLVVFSDEIYDKILYDEAVHISTASLAPDLLCLTFNGLSKSYRVAGFRSGWLIISGPKHHAQSYIEGIDMLANMRLCANVPAQHAIQTALGGYQSINDLVLPPGRLLEQRNRTYELLNEIPGVSCVKPMGALYAFPRIDPKVCPILNDEKFALDLLLSEKLLIVQGTAFNWPWPDHFRVVTLPRVDDLEAAIGRIGNFLRTYSQ; encoded by the coding sequence ATGCAGTTCAGCAAATCGAACAAGCTCGCCAATGTCTGCTACGACATTCGCGGCCCAGTGCTCAAGCACGCCAAACGCCTGGAAGAGGAAGGCCACCGCATCCTCAAGCTGAACATCGGCAACCCGGCGCCGTTTGGCTTCGAGGCGCCGGACGAAATCCTCCAGGATGTGATCCGCAACCTGCCCACCGCCCAGGGCTACAGCGATTCCAAGGGCCTGTTCAGCGCGCGCAAGGCAGTGATGCAGTACTGCCAGCAAAAGGAAATCGAAGGCGTCACCATCGAGGACATCTACCTCGGCAACGGTGTCTCCGAGCTGATCGTGATGTCCATGCAGGCGCTGCTGAACAACGGCGATGAAGTGCTGATCCCGGCCCCCGACTACCCGCTTTGGACCGCCGCGGTGAGCCTGGCCGGTGGCAAACCGGTGCACTACCTGTGCGACGAGCAGGCCGACTGGTTCCCGGACCTTGAAGACATCAAGGCCAAGATCACCCCGAACACCAAGGCCCTGGTGATCATCAACCCGAACAACCCGACGGGCGCGGTGTACTCCAGGGAGCTGCTGCTGGGCATGCTGGAACTGGCGCGCCAGCACAACCTGGTGGTGTTCTCCGACGAGATCTACGACAAGATCCTCTACGACGAAGCCGTGCACATCAGCACCGCCTCGCTGGCCCCGGACCTGCTGTGCCTGACCTTCAACGGCCTGTCCAAGTCGTACCGGGTGGCTGGCTTCCGTTCCGGCTGGCTGATCATCTCCGGGCCTAAGCACCACGCCCAGAGCTACATCGAAGGCATCGACATGCTGGCCAACATGCGCCTGTGCGCCAACGTGCCGGCCCAGCACGCCATCCAGACCGCCTTGGGCGGCTACCAGAGCATCAACGACCTGGTACTGCCGCCGGGCCGCCTGCTGGAGCAGCGCAACCGCACCTACGAGCTGCTCAACGAGATCCCGGGCGTCAGCTGCGTTAAGCCGATGGGCGCGCTGTATGCATTCCCGCGAATCGACCCGAAGGTCTGCCCGATTCTGAACGACGAGAAGTTCGCCCTCGACCTGCTGTTGTCGGAAAAGCTGCTGATCGTTCAGGGCACGGCGTTCAACTGGCCGTGGCCGGACCACTTCCGCGTGGTGACCTTGCCGCGGGTGGATGACCTTGAGGCGGCGATTGGCCGGATTGGCAACTTCCTGCGGACTTATTCGCAGTAA
- the msrB gene encoding peptide-methionine (R)-S-oxide reductase MsrB, protein MQKIDKTLEEWREMLDPAQYQVCRLKGTERPFSGKYNSERRAGVYHCICCDLALFDSQTKFDSGCGWPSFYAPIEESAMIEIRDTSHGMIRTEVTCAQCDAHLGHVFPDGPPPTGLRYCINSVCLDFKPRDGA, encoded by the coding sequence ATGCAAAAGATCGACAAGACACTTGAAGAATGGCGCGAAATGCTCGATCCCGCCCAGTATCAGGTGTGCCGCCTCAAGGGCACCGAACGGCCGTTCAGCGGCAAGTACAACAGCGAGCGCCGCGCCGGCGTGTACCACTGCATCTGCTGTGACCTGGCGCTGTTCGACTCGCAGACCAAGTTCGATTCCGGCTGCGGCTGGCCGAGCTTCTATGCGCCGATTGAAGAGAGCGCGATGATCGAAATCCGCGACACCTCCCACGGCATGATCCGCACCGAGGTCACCTGCGCCCAGTGCGACGCGCACCTGGGCCACGTGTTCCCCGACGGCCCGCCACCGACTGGCCTGCGCTACTGCATCAACTCAGTATGCCTGGACTTCAAACCCCGCGACGGAGCCTGA